A genomic stretch from Rhodomicrobium vannielii ATCC 17100 includes:
- a CDS encoding Re/Si-specific NAD(P)(+) transhydrogenase subunit alpha codes for MTISVTREGEGETRVALSPETTKKFKGLGARVVFQAGAGDRSFLPDRLFAEAGAEIVESAAEAVREADVLLKVGRPSAEELAVLKPSAIVVAMLDPFGARDELEALAAKGVSAFAMEFIPRITRAQSMDVLSSQSNLAGYKAVIDAAAHFGRAFPMMMTAAGTVPAARVFVMGAGVAGLQAIATARRNGAVISATDVRPAAKEQVASLAAKFIAVEDEEFKAAETAGGYAKEMSDEYKKKQAALIASHIAAQDVVITTALIPGRPAPRLVTREMVESMKPGSVIVDLAAERGGNVEGTVPGQIVVHAGVTIMGQTNLAGQVPGNASALYARNLYAFLEPLVDKKEGKLAIKWDDEIIAGTLIAKDGQIVHPRLKGGA; via the coding sequence ATCACAATCTCCGTAACCCGGGAGGGAGAGGGCGAAACGCGGGTCGCCTTGTCTCCTGAAACCACGAAAAAATTCAAAGGTCTCGGCGCGCGCGTCGTGTTTCAGGCGGGTGCGGGCGACCGTTCATTCCTGCCGGACCGGCTGTTTGCCGAGGCGGGCGCGGAAATCGTCGAAAGCGCGGCGGAAGCGGTGCGCGAAGCCGACGTGCTTCTGAAAGTCGGCCGCCCCTCGGCGGAGGAACTCGCCGTGTTGAAACCGAGCGCCATTGTCGTCGCCATGCTCGACCCGTTCGGCGCGCGCGACGAGCTTGAAGCGCTCGCGGCGAAAGGCGTCTCGGCGTTTGCGATGGAGTTTATCCCGCGCATCACGCGCGCGCAGTCGATGGACGTGCTGTCCTCGCAGTCGAACCTCGCGGGCTATAAGGCGGTGATCGATGCGGCGGCGCATTTCGGCCGCGCCTTCCCGATGATGATGACAGCGGCGGGCACCGTTCCGGCCGCGCGCGTCTTCGTCATGGGCGCGGGCGTGGCGGGCCTTCAGGCCATCGCGACAGCGCGCCGCAATGGCGCGGTGATCTCCGCGACCGACGTTCGCCCCGCCGCGAAGGAACAGGTGGCGAGCCTTGCCGCGAAGTTTATCGCGGTTGAGGACGAAGAGTTCAAGGCGGCTGAAACCGCTGGCGGCTACGCCAAGGAAATGTCGGACGAGTACAAGAAAAAGCAGGCGGCGCTGATCGCCAGTCACATCGCGGCGCAGGACGTGGTCATCACGACCGCGCTCATTCCGGGCCGCCCCGCGCCGCGCCTCGTTACGCGCGAGATGGTGGAGAGCATGAAGCCCGGCTCCGTGATCGTGGATCTCGCGGCGGAACGCGGCGGCAATGTGGAAGGCACGGTGCCCGGCCAGATCGTCGTGCATGCGGGCGTCACCATCATGGGCCAGACGAACCTCGCGGGTCAGGTGCCGGGCAACGCCTCGGCGCTCTACGCGCGCAACCTTTATGCCTTCCTCGAACCGCTGGTCGACAAGAAGGAAGGCAAGCTCGCCATCAAATGGGACGACGAAATCATCGCGGGCACGCTGATCGCCAAAGACGGCCAGATCGTGCATCCGCGCCTCAAGGGAGGTGCCTGA